A genomic region of Papaver somniferum cultivar HN1 chromosome 7, ASM357369v1, whole genome shotgun sequence contains the following coding sequences:
- the LOC113297855 gene encoding uncharacterized protein LOC113297855: MVQLMNSGKVRSESDTMCRNNKLSVKLEYEDTLEDEHGPLNKRSKFGPRFQQQWEAEAGTAVAQPSQYNPLDEPSPLGLRLRKSPSLLDLIQMRLAQGNPSKLGPGDGENLDGKKDSKGSLASGSVDKLKASNFPATLLRIGTWECVSRYEGDLVAKCYFAKHKLVWEVLDGGLKSKMEIQWSDILDLKADCPETGPGTLDIVLARQPLFFKETNPQPRKHTLWQATSDFTGGQASLQRRHFLQCPPGLLSKHFEKLIQCDPRLNWLSQQPEVVLESPFFEPKGSVFEDLSESKSHVFDKPKNEFISTYSGFVDELSPPGPQSSSPKSELPDAVGISEDLISRETPSPSSVMDTHRMEDTGSSEPEVSKGLPSHWDQLKVPGIRPSMSMSDLVNHIGNCISEQMTSGNPLFSEGSENKDMLEEITQYLLSDTQNASASDEKSLMSRVNSFCCLLQKDAVPIQNSQVYCEDGNEGGKHTQPRLGTELIRNNKCIDLFPGSDGDFSDSPGNKPGMSRKDSLGDLLLHLPRIASLPQFLFNISEDGETQAR; this comes from the exons ATGGTTCAGTTGATGAATTCCGGAAAAGTTCGATCTGAATCTGACACTATGTGTCGGAATAATAAGTTGTCTGTTAAATTAGAGTATGAAGATACTTTAGAGGATGAACATGGTCCACTTAATAAGAGATCTAAATTTGGTCCTCGTTTTCAACAG CAATGGGAAGCTGAAGCTGGTACTGCTGTGGCTCAACCTTCACAATACAATCCACTGGACGAACCTAGTCCGTTGGGTTTACGGCTGCGAAAGAGTCCATCCCTGCTAGATTTGATTCAAATGAGGCTTGCCCAAGGGAACCCTTCTAAATTAGGACCTGGAGATGGGGAGAATCTTGATGGGAAGAAGGATAGTAAGGGTTCGCTTGCCTCTGGCAGTGTTGACAAACTTAAGGCATCAAACTTTCCTGCTACACTTTTAAGGATTGGAACTTGGGAG TGTGTGTCAAGATATGAAGGTGATTTAGTGGCAAAATGTTACTTCGCAAAGCATAAACTTGTTTGGGAAGTCCTTGATGGTGGTCTTAAGAGTAAGATGGAAATTCAATGGTCCGATATACTGGATTTGAAAGCAGACTGTCCTGAGACTGGTCCTGGGACACTGGATATAGTG CTGGCTAGGCAGCCACTTTTCTTCAAAGAGACCAATCCACAGCCTAGAAAACATACCTTATGGCAAGCAACATCAGATTTTACTGGTGGTCAAGCCAGTTTACAAAG GCGGCATTTTCTGCAGTGCCCACCAGGCTTGCTAAGCAAGCATTTTGAAAAGCTTATTCAGTGTGATCCTCGTCTGAACTGGTTGAGTCAACAGCCAGAAGTGGTGTTGGAGTCTCCGTTTTTTGAACCAAAGGGTTCTGTCTTTGAGGATCTTAGCGAGTCCAAGTCCCATGTGTTTGATAAACCTAAAAACGAGTTCATATCTACTTACTCTGGTTTTGTGGATGAGTTGTCACCACCTGGCCCCCAGTCATCATCCCCAAAGAGCGAATTGCCAGATGCTGTTGGTATCTCAGAAGACCTTATATCTCGAGAAACTCCGTCCCCCAGTTCAG TGATGGACACCCATAGAATGGAAGACACTGGGAGCAGTGAACCAGAAGTGTCAAAAGGGTTACCGAGTCATTGGGATCAACTTAAAGTTCCTGGAATTCGTCCATCCATGTCGATGAGTGACTTAGTGAACCACATTGGAAATTGCATATCTGAGCAAATGACCTCCGGTAATCCCCTTTTCTCTGAAGGATCAGAGAACAAAGACATGCTTGAAGAGATCACACAGTATCTACTCAGTGATACTCAAAATGCATCAGCTTCTGACGAGAAGTCACTCATGTCAAGAGTCAATTCTTTTTGCTGTCTTTTACAGAAGGATGCTGTGCCAATCCAGAACTCCCAGGTTTATTGTGAAGACGGAAATGAAGGTGGAAAACATACTCAACCAAGGCTTGGTACTGAGTTAATTCGCAACAACAAGTGTATTGATCTTTTCCCAGGTTCTGACGGGGATTTTAGTGATTCTCCTGGAAACAAGCCGGGTATGTCGAGAAAAGACTCACTTGGGGATTTGTTGCTGCATCTTCCTCGCATTGCATCTTTACCGCAGTTCTTGTTTAACATCTCTGAAGACGG